From Astyanax mexicanus isolate ESR-SI-001 chromosome 13, AstMex3_surface, whole genome shotgun sequence, the proteins below share one genomic window:
- the LOC125780578 gene encoding histone H2A-like, with product MRDVMWLVSVGRLAVSKTGGKARAKSKTRSSRAGLQFPVGRVHRLLRKGNYAERVGAGAPVYLAAVLEYLTAEILELAGNAARDNKKTRIIPRHLQLAVRNDEELNKLLGAVTIAQGGVLPNIQAVLLPKKTEKAVKAK from the exons ATGCGAGACGTGATGTGGCTGGTAAGTGTTGGCAGACTAGCGGTGAG caaaaccgGCGGAAAGGCAAGGGCCAAGTCCAAGACTCGCTCCTCCCGCGCCGGGCTccagttccccgtgggccgtgtgcacaggctcctgcgcaaaggaaactacgccGAGCGTGTTGGCGCCGGCGCCCCCGTCTACCTTGCGGCTGTCCTGGAGTATCTTACagctgagattctcgagttggccggcaacgctgcccgcgacaacaagaagactcgtatcatcccccgtcatctgcagctggctgttcgcaacgacgaggagttgaacaaactgctcggagcAGTTACCATcgcccagggtggtgtgctgcccaacattcaggctgtgcttctccccaagaaaaccgagaaggcggtcaaggccaagtaa